In one Desulfoferula mesophila genomic region, the following are encoded:
- a CDS encoding D-Ala-D-Ala carboxypeptidase family metallohydrolase has product MLKPLPGAPHFTLAELTRSDTALAYGLDNTPCPAALEGLRRLARLVLEPLRRRFGPIRVTSGYRSSEVNWFVSLNRTSRHCQGVAADVRPLALGADSPSLARWATANLPCGQIILYNYGNGWVHLDLARADSCSPRLYLSRAAGSLVQISADDLSSMIADGYLTRDRLDETC; this is encoded by the coding sequence ATGCTTAAACCCCTTCCCGGCGCTCCCCACTTCACCCTGGCCGAGCTTACCCGCTCCGACACCGCCCTGGCCTACGGCCTGGACAACACCCCCTGCCCCGCGGCCCTGGAGGGCTTGCGCCGGCTGGCCCGCCTGGTGCTGGAGCCCCTGCGCCGACGCTTCGGCCCCATCCGGGTGACCAGCGGTTACCGCTCTTCGGAGGTCAACTGGTTCGTATCCCTGAACCGCACCAGCCGCCATTGCCAAGGAGTGGCGGCGGACGTGCGGCCCCTGGCTTTGGGCGCGGACAGCCCCTCCCTGGCCCGCTGGGCAACGGCCAACCTGCCCTGCGGCCAAATCATCCTGTATAATTACGGCAATGGTTGGGTCCACCTGGATTTAGCGCGAGCCGACTCATGCTCTCCCCGGCTTTACCTTAGCCGGGCGGCGGGCTCATTAGTCCAAATTTCGGCGGACGACCTGAGCAGTATGATTGCCGATGGGTATTTGACGAGGGACCGACTTGATGAAACTTGTTGA
- a CDS encoding deoxyguanosinetriphosphate triphosphohydrolase family protein: protein MQDHLLADLRRRLQEEEAQRLSPLACLSRAAVRRRPDPLAEQGHRLPFAVDADRVLHSLAYTRYIDKTQVFSLVDNDQISHRVLHVQLVSKIARGLGRLLRLNEDLIEAIALAHDLGHPPFGHDGEKFLDRKCREHGISPFLHNLQSVHFLERLERGGRGLNLSLQVLDGVLTHDGELHTVRLTPQRDKDFAALDAEMVAKRQDPSMELTPMTLEGCLVRVADTIAYVGRDLEDAILLGLVSRDMLPEVVRRVLGESNGTIVYRLVEDLTANSLEQDHISFSPPVAQALGRLKEFNLVNIYTNPSIKTEHPKISAAFDLLFDTYLQDLRRERRGSPVYRDFLDRMDENYKIETSPPEVVRDFLAGMTDDFFLKRHAELVSPLRLPDKLNVPHIVKN, encoded by the coding sequence TTGCAGGATCACTTGCTGGCCGATCTGCGCCGCCGCCTTCAGGAGGAGGAAGCGCAAAGGCTTTCACCCCTGGCCTGTCTCAGCCGGGCGGCCGTGCGCCGCCGCCCCGACCCCTTGGCCGAGCAGGGCCATCGTCTGCCCTTTGCGGTGGATGCCGACCGAGTGCTGCATTCCCTGGCTTATACCCGCTACATCGACAAGACCCAGGTATTCTCCCTGGTGGACAACGACCAGATATCCCACCGGGTGCTGCACGTGCAGTTGGTGAGCAAGATCGCCCGGGGCCTGGGGCGCCTGCTGCGCCTCAACGAAGATCTTATCGAGGCCATCGCCCTGGCCCACGACCTGGGCCACCCCCCCTTTGGCCACGACGGCGAGAAATTTTTGGACCGCAAGTGCCGCGAGCACGGCATCAGTCCCTTTCTGCACAACCTGCAATCCGTGCATTTTTTGGAGCGATTGGAGCGGGGAGGGCGTGGACTCAACCTTAGTTTGCAAGTATTGGACGGGGTCCTGACCCACGACGGCGAGTTGCATACCGTGCGCCTGACACCTCAGCGGGACAAGGACTTCGCCGCCTTGGACGCCGAGATGGTCGCCAAGCGGCAAGACCCCTCCATGGAGCTCACCCCCATGACCCTGGAAGGGTGCCTGGTGCGGGTGGCCGACACCATCGCCTACGTGGGCCGCGACCTGGAGGACGCCATCCTCCTGGGCCTGGTCAGCCGGGACATGCTACCCGAGGTGGTGCGCCGGGTCCTGGGCGAGAGCAACGGCACCATCGTCTACCGCCTGGTGGAGGATCTAACCGCCAACTCCCTGGAACAAGACCATATTTCCTTCAGCCCTCCGGTGGCCCAGGCCTTGGGCCGCCTCAAGGAATTCAACCTGGTCAACATCTACACCAACCCGTCCATCAAGACCGAGCACCCCAAAATCTCCGCGGCCTTTGACCTGCTGTTCGATACCTATCTACAAGACCTTCGCCGGGAACGCCGAGGGAGCCCGGTGTACCGGGATTTCCTGGACCGCATGGATGAAAATTACAAAATTGAAACCTCTCCTCCTGAGGTGGTGCGAGACTTTTTGGCGGGCATGACCGACGATTTTTTTCTCAAACGCCACGCCGAACTTGTGTCGCCCCTGCGCCTGCCCGATAAGCTAAACGTGCCCCATATCGTAAAAAACTGA
- a CDS encoding TatD family hydrolase, with product MKLVDTHAHLDLLDDPAAAFERAKQAGVGQIITVGIDLESSRRAADFSRDLYGVFCTVGLHPHEVSKVGPDLWGEFKLLALTVSAVAVGECGLDYYRDLSPRHLQRDAFAAQIELALDLGLPLVVHDREAHSDVLNMLAKGGAERVGGVVHCFSGDAALAQELVSLGFSLGITGVITYKKSDELRALVKKVPLTKLLIETDCPYLSPMPHRGKPNEPAYVTHTHLALAKALGVSPEEVAQVTTDNARRLFSLPYMED from the coding sequence ATGAAACTTGTTGACACGCACGCTCACCTGGATTTGCTGGACGACCCCGCGGCGGCCTTTGAACGGGCCAAACAGGCCGGAGTGGGTCAGATAATCACCGTAGGCATCGACCTGGAATCTTCCCGGCGCGCCGCCGACTTCAGCCGGGATCTGTACGGGGTCTTCTGCACCGTGGGCCTGCATCCCCACGAGGTGTCCAAGGTGGGTCCCGATCTTTGGGGGGAATTCAAGCTGCTGGCCCTGACCGTCTCGGCGGTGGCCGTGGGCGAATGCGGCCTGGACTACTACCGCGATCTGTCTCCCCGCCACCTGCAACGCGACGCTTTTGCCGCCCAGATCGAGCTGGCCCTGGATTTGGGTCTGCCCCTGGTGGTGCACGACCGCGAGGCGCATAGCGACGTGCTCAACATGCTGGCCAAGGGCGGGGCCGAGCGGGTGGGCGGCGTGGTGCACTGTTTCAGCGGCGACGCCGCGCTGGCCCAGGAGCTGGTCTCCCTGGGCTTCAGCCTGGGCATCACCGGGGTGATCACCTACAAGAAATCAGACGAGCTGCGGGCCCTGGTTAAAAAGGTGCCTCTGACCAAGCTCTTGATCGAAACCGACTGCCCCTACCTGTCCCCCATGCCCCATCGCGGCAAGCCCAACGAGCCGGCCTACGTGACCCACACCCACCTGGCCCTGGCCAAGGCCTTGGGCGTAAGCCCCGAGGAAGTGGCCCAGGTGACCACCGACAACGCGCGGCGCTTGTTCAGCCTGCCCTACATGGAGGACTAG
- a CDS encoding ABC transporter ATP-binding protein, whose amino-acid sequence MPLPSTAGQEQRKDFNPSKPLLIVDDIHLRFGGLNALSGVSFQVQPGHIQAIIGPNGAGKTCILNCICRFYHPHKGRIIFEDQDISKVPTHRVAELGIARSFQNIELFRGMTVLDNIKLGHHVHMHSGFLSGGVYLGKARKEEMRVRAEIEERIIDLLEIEAIRKQVVGTLPYGLQKRVELARALAMRPKILLLDEPMAGMNLEETEDMARFILDVNEEWGVTVVLIEHDMGVVMDISNSVVVLDFGTKIAQGSPEEVSKNPHVIEAYLGAEDAAYSKLGL is encoded by the coding sequence ATGCCGCTGCCGAGCACTGCCGGGCAGGAGCAACGGAAGGATTTTAATCCCAGCAAACCCCTTTTGATCGTAGACGACATCCACCTCAGATTCGGCGGCCTGAACGCCCTCAGCGGAGTCAGTTTTCAGGTGCAGCCGGGCCACATCCAGGCCATCATCGGCCCCAACGGGGCCGGCAAGACCTGCATCCTCAACTGCATTTGCCGCTTCTACCATCCCCACAAGGGTCGCATCATCTTCGAGGACCAGGACATCTCCAAAGTGCCCACCCATAGGGTGGCCGAGTTGGGAATCGCCCGTAGTTTCCAAAACATAGAGCTGTTCCGCGGCATGACGGTGCTGGACAACATCAAGTTGGGCCACCACGTACACATGCATTCGGGCTTCTTGTCCGGCGGCGTATACCTGGGCAAGGCCCGCAAAGAGGAAATGAGGGTGCGCGCCGAGATAGAGGAACGCATCATCGACCTGCTGGAGATCGAGGCCATCCGCAAGCAGGTGGTGGGCACCTTGCCCTATGGCCTGCAAAAGCGGGTGGAGTTGGCCCGGGCCCTGGCCATGCGTCCCAAGATTCTGCTGTTGGACGAGCCCATGGCGGGCATGAACCTGGAGGAGACCGAGGACATGGCCCGCTTCATCCTCGACGTGAACGAGGAGTGGGGCGTGACCGTGGTGCTCATCGAGCACGACATGGGGGTGGTCATGGACATCTCCAACAGCGTGGTGGTGCTGGACTTCGGCACCAAGATCGCCCAGGGCAGCCCGGAAGAGGTAAGCAAGAACCCCCACGTCATCGAGGCCTACCTGGGCGCCGAAGACGCGGCCTATTCCAAGTTGGGTTTGTAG
- a CDS encoding AMP-binding protein, whose amino-acid sequence MPQKTFLQAETSGADIGRDTMPLLLQRNARKYGDGKVALREKEYGIWQSYTWQQYYDHVKYFALGLASLGFVDDDALAIIGDNRPEWVFAELAAQSLKGRPLGIYQDSILNEVAYVIDHSGATFVVAEDQEQADKVLDMKHELPGVKKIIYTDPKGMRDYDDPMLVYFPDVEQMGRSFEEQNPGYFEKSVERLTPKDVALIAYTSGTTGFPKGSLLTHSNMLKMALNLAHVDPKRQDDEFVSFLPLPWIGEQMMSVSTALAIGFTVNFPEEPETAMADLYEIGPNVVFSPPRVWEQQARSVIVRHLDASWFKRFIYRLCMPIGYQMADFHFEKKSPPWYWKLMYALSYLLLFRALKDRLGFSNIRSASTGGAALGPDVFRFFHACGVNLKQIYGQTEISGISCIHREGKVDFTSVGEPIPETEVKIDDPDPEGVGEIVSRSPALFVGYLKNDEATAETIVDGWLHSGDAGYITENDQLVCIDRVKDLMQLTSGARFSPMFIENKLKFCPYIVEPCVLGHERQFVSAIICIDYKHTGKWAEEHRIGYTTYTDLASKPEVYDLIEKEVVRVNRSLPEAARIQKFLLLYKEFDPDDGELTRTRKLRRRFIAERYAAEIEALYQDLDQVHVESEIKYQDGKTATIVTDLQIRKMKPLDQYALEDERKWWQFWKPVH is encoded by the coding sequence GTGCCCCAGAAGACCTTTTTGCAAGCCGAGACCAGCGGAGCCGACATCGGCCGCGACACCATGCCGCTGCTATTGCAGCGCAACGCCCGCAAATACGGCGACGGCAAGGTGGCGCTCCGAGAGAAGGAATACGGCATCTGGCAGTCTTACACCTGGCAACAGTATTACGATCACGTCAAATACTTTGCCCTGGGTCTGGCTTCGCTGGGTTTCGTTGACGACGACGCCCTGGCCATCATCGGCGACAACCGGCCCGAGTGGGTGTTCGCCGAGCTGGCCGCCCAGAGCCTCAAGGGGCGCCCCCTGGGCATCTACCAGGACTCCATCCTCAACGAGGTGGCCTACGTCATCGATCACTCCGGGGCCACTTTCGTGGTGGCCGAGGACCAGGAGCAGGCCGACAAGGTCCTGGACATGAAGCATGAGCTGCCCGGGGTCAAGAAGATCATCTACACCGACCCCAAGGGTATGCGCGATTACGACGACCCCATGTTGGTCTATTTCCCCGACGTGGAGCAAATGGGCCGGAGCTTTGAAGAGCAAAACCCCGGCTATTTCGAGAAGTCGGTGGAGCGCCTGACCCCTAAGGACGTCGCCCTGATCGCCTACACCTCGGGCACCACCGGCTTTCCCAAGGGCTCGCTGCTCACCCACAGCAACATGCTCAAGATGGCCCTTAACCTGGCCCACGTGGACCCCAAGCGCCAGGACGACGAGTTCGTCTCCTTCCTGCCGTTGCCCTGGATCGGCGAGCAGATGATGAGCGTGTCCACCGCGCTGGCCATCGGCTTCACGGTCAACTTCCCCGAGGAGCCCGAGACGGCCATGGCCGACCTGTACGAGATCGGCCCCAACGTGGTGTTCAGCCCGCCCCGGGTGTGGGAGCAGCAGGCCCGCTCGGTGATCGTCAGGCATTTGGACGCCTCCTGGTTCAAGCGCTTCATCTACCGTCTGTGCATGCCCATCGGCTACCAGATGGCCGACTTCCATTTCGAGAAAAAGAGCCCGCCCTGGTACTGGAAGCTCATGTACGCCCTGAGCTACCTGCTGCTCTTCAGGGCCCTCAAGGACCGCCTGGGCTTCTCCAACATCCGCTCCGCCTCCACCGGCGGCGCGGCCCTGGGGCCCGACGTGTTCCGCTTTTTTCACGCCTGCGGGGTGAACCTCAAGCAGATCTACGGCCAGACCGAGATCAGCGGCATTTCCTGCATCCACCGCGAGGGCAAGGTGGACTTCACCAGCGTGGGCGAGCCCATCCCCGAGACCGAGGTGAAGATCGACGATCCCGACCCCGAGGGGGTGGGCGAGATCGTCTCCCGCTCGCCGGCGTTGTTCGTGGGCTATCTCAAAAACGACGAGGCCACCGCCGAGACCATCGTGGACGGGTGGCTGCACTCAGGCGACGCGGGCTATATCACCGAAAACGACCAACTGGTGTGCATCGACCGCGTGAAAGACCTCATGCAGCTCACCAGCGGGGCGCGTTTTTCGCCCATGTTCATCGAGAACAAGCTTAAGTTCTGCCCCTACATCGTCGAGCCCTGCGTCCTGGGCCACGAACGCCAGTTCGTCAGCGCCATCATCTGCATCGACTACAAGCACACCGGCAAATGGGCCGAGGAGCATCGCATCGGCTACACCACCTACACCGACCTGGCCTCCAAGCCCGAGGTGTACGACCTCATCGAAAAAGAGGTGGTGCGGGTGAACCGCAGCCTGCCCGAGGCGGCGCGCATCCAGAAGTTCCTGCTGCTCTACAAGGAGTTCGACCCCGACGACGGCGAGCTCACCCGCACGCGTAAGCTTCGGCGGCGCTTCATCGCCGAGCGCTACGCGGCGGAGATAGAGGCCCTGTACCAGGATCTGGACCAGGTTCACGTGGAGAGCGAGATCAAGTACCAAGACGGCAAGACCGCCACCATCGTCACCGACTTGCAAATACGCAAGATGAAGCCTCTGGATCAGTACGCCCTGGAGGACGAGCGCAAGTGGTGGCAGTTCTGGAAGCCGGTGCACTAG